Proteins co-encoded in one Populus trichocarpa isolate Nisqually-1 chromosome 10, P.trichocarpa_v4.1, whole genome shotgun sequence genomic window:
- the LOC7475586 gene encoding VQ motif-containing protein 8, chloroplastic, giving the protein MSSAKYHYGQSNINGQRPSPLKINKESHLIRKSSSSSSASTSNSSSSVSIIDPPVFGVKQQQQHQKNQPVIIYTHSPKVIHTQAKDFMALVQNLTGLSRSNNQEMAPPAQQGQDHQGVVSKGLKAGRGNGNGRKHVGHGDNDSSSISTEENCHGAAAAAGGVDIVVSPFLKPPNAPYFADVPLFTPTSSDFFFSPRPVFRCPDSVFASPKMGNPISPSVLEFIKGLPEY; this is encoded by the coding sequence ATGAGTTCTGCAAAGTATCATTACGGACAAAGTAACATCAATGGTCAACGTCCATCTCCATTGAAGATCAACAAAGAATCCCATCTCATTcgcaaatcttcttcttcttcatcagcTTCTACGTCGAATTCTTCATCATCGGTATCTATAATAGATCCTCCTGTTTTTGGAGtaaaacagcagcagcagcaccaaaAGAACCAACCGGTTATTATCTATACACATTCACCCAAGGTAATCCATACGCAAGCCAAGGATTTTATGGCCTTGGTACAAAACCTCACGGGACTTTCGCGGTCTAATAATCAAGAAATGGCACCTCCTGCACAGCAAGGGCAAGATCATCAAGGTGTTGTTAGTAAGGGTTTAAAAGCGGGGAGAGGTAACGGTAACGGAAGAAAGCATGTTGGTCATGGTGATAATGACTCATCTTCAATTTCAACAGAAGAGAATTGTCATggggctgctgctgctgctggtggtgttgatattgttgtttcaccATTTCTTAAGCCACCAAATGCTCCTTACTTCGCTGATGTTCCTCTTTTTACCCCAACTTCTTCCGATTTCTTTTTCTCACCTAGGCCAGTATTTAGATGTCCTGATTCAGTTTTTGCATCGCCGAAGATGGGAAATCCGATATCTCCATCTGTTCTGGAGTTCATTAAAGGTCTACCTGAATATTGA